In Streptomyces chartreusis, the following proteins share a genomic window:
- a CDS encoding DUF58 domain-containing protein encodes MALTGRAALLAALGSLPVGIWDPSWTGILAVNAPLLAACACDFALAAPVRQLRLTRSGDTSARLGETADVTLTITNPSRRLLRAHLRDAWPPSSWEPGTEVAASRHRVTIPPGERRRITTRLRPTRRGDRQADRVTIRSYGPLGLFSRQSTHKVPWAVRVLPPFTSRKHLPSKLARLRELDGRTSVLTRGEGTEFDSLREYVPGDDTRSIDWRATARQSTVAVRTWRPERDRHILLVLDTGRTSAGRVGDAPRLDASMDAALLLAALASRAGDRVDLLAYDRRVRALVQGRTAGDVLPSLVNAMAPLEPELIETDARGLTAMALRTAPRHSLIVLLTTLDAAPIEEGLLPVLSQLTQRHTVLLASVADPHIARMATARGNTDAVYEAAAAAQAQNERHRTADQLRRHGVTVVDATPDDLAPALADAYLALKTAGRL; translated from the coding sequence ATGGCACTCACCGGACGCGCCGCACTCCTGGCGGCCCTGGGCTCCCTCCCCGTAGGCATCTGGGATCCCAGCTGGACAGGCATCCTCGCGGTCAACGCCCCCTTGCTGGCAGCCTGCGCCTGCGACTTCGCACTCGCGGCACCGGTACGCCAACTGCGCCTGACCCGCTCCGGCGACACCTCCGCCCGCCTGGGCGAAACGGCCGACGTGACCCTCACGATCACCAACCCGTCCCGCCGCCTCCTCCGCGCCCACCTCCGCGACGCCTGGCCCCCCAGCAGCTGGGAGCCCGGCACAGAAGTGGCGGCCTCCCGCCACCGCGTGACGATCCCGCCCGGCGAACGCCGCCGCATCACCACACGCCTACGCCCCACCCGCCGAGGCGACCGCCAGGCCGACCGCGTGACAATCCGCTCCTACGGCCCCCTGGGCCTCTTCTCCCGCCAGAGCACCCACAAAGTCCCCTGGGCGGTACGCGTCCTCCCCCCGTTCACAAGCCGCAAGCACCTGCCCTCGAAACTGGCCCGCCTACGCGAACTGGACGGCCGCACCAGCGTCCTCACCCGAGGCGAGGGCACGGAATTCGACAGCCTGCGCGAGTACGTCCCAGGCGACGACACCCGCTCCATCGACTGGCGTGCCACGGCCCGACAGTCCACGGTCGCGGTACGCACCTGGCGCCCCGAGCGCGACCGCCACATCCTCCTCGTCCTGGACACGGGCCGAACCTCAGCAGGACGAGTCGGCGACGCCCCCCGCCTCGACGCCTCCATGGACGCAGCTCTGCTCCTGGCCGCCCTCGCTTCCCGAGCCGGCGACCGCGTCGACCTCCTCGCCTACGACCGCCGCGTACGTGCCCTGGTCCAGGGCCGCACAGCCGGCGACGTCCTGCCTTCCCTGGTCAACGCGATGGCCCCACTCGAACCGGAACTGATCGAAACGGACGCCCGAGGCCTAACAGCCATGGCTCTCCGTACGGCCCCTCGCCACTCCCTGATCGTGCTGCTTACGACCCTGGACGCAGCCCCGATCGAGGAGGGCCTGCTCCCCGTCCTCTCCCAGCTCACCCAACGCCACACAGTCCTGCTCGCATCAGTGGCAGACCCCCACATCGCACGCATGGCAACGGCCCGCGGAAACACGGACGCCGTCTACGAGGCCGCAGCCGCCGCCCAGGCCCAGAACGAACGCCACCGCACAGCAGACCAACTCCGCCGACACGGCGTGACCGTCGTCGACGCAACACCGGACGACTTGGCGCCGGCTCTGGCAGACGCATACCTGGCCCTCAAAACAGCAGGCCGCTTGTAG
- a CDS encoding AAA family ATPase, whose protein sequence is MDPTTDNAGNTGDPGTARASLEALRAEIAKAVVGQDPAVTGLVVALLCRGHVLLEGVPGVAKTLLVRALASALELDTKRVQFTPDLMPSDVTGSLVYDTRSAEFSFQPGPVFTNLLLADEINRTPPKTQSSLLEAMEERQVTVDGTPRPLPDPFLVAATQNPVEYEGTYPLPEAQLDRFLLKLTIPLPSRQDEIDVLTRHAEGFNPRDLRSAGVRPVAGPADLEAARAAVAKTTISPEITAYVVDICRATRESPSLTLGVSPRGATALLATARAWAWLTGRDYVIPDDVKALALPTLRHRVQLRPEAEMEGVTADSVINAILAHVPVPR, encoded by the coding sequence ATGGACCCGACCACTGACAACGCCGGGAACACCGGGGACCCGGGCACCGCCCGAGCATCCCTGGAAGCCCTGCGCGCCGAGATCGCCAAAGCCGTGGTCGGCCAGGACCCCGCCGTCACCGGCCTCGTCGTCGCCCTCCTCTGCCGCGGACACGTCCTACTAGAAGGAGTCCCCGGGGTCGCCAAAACGTTGCTCGTCCGCGCCCTCGCATCCGCACTCGAACTCGACACCAAGCGCGTCCAGTTCACCCCCGACCTCATGCCGAGCGACGTGACGGGCTCCCTCGTCTACGACACCCGCTCCGCAGAGTTCTCCTTCCAGCCAGGCCCGGTCTTCACCAACCTCCTCCTCGCGGACGAGATCAACCGCACCCCGCCGAAGACCCAGTCGTCCCTGCTGGAAGCCATGGAGGAACGCCAGGTCACGGTCGACGGCACGCCCCGCCCGCTCCCGGACCCGTTCCTGGTCGCGGCGACCCAGAACCCGGTCGAGTACGAGGGCACCTACCCCCTCCCCGAAGCCCAGCTGGACCGTTTCCTCCTCAAGCTCACCATCCCGCTCCCCTCCCGCCAGGACGAGATCGACGTCCTCACCCGCCACGCCGAGGGCTTCAACCCGCGCGACCTCCGCTCCGCCGGCGTACGCCCCGTAGCGGGCCCGGCCGACCTGGAAGCCGCCCGCGCGGCAGTGGCCAAGACGACGATCTCCCCCGAGATCACGGCCTACGTCGTCGACATCTGCCGAGCCACCCGCGAGTCGCCGTCACTCACCCTGGGCGTCTCCCCACGCGGCGCCACGGCCCTCCTCGCCACCGCCCGCGCCTGGGCGTGGCTGACCGGCCGCGACTACGTCATCCCCGACGACGTGAAGGCCCTGGCCCTGCCCACCCTCCGCCACCGCGTACAGCTCCGCCCTGAAGCCGAGATGGAAGGCGTCACCGCAGACTCCGTGATCAACGCGATCCTCGCCCACGTCCCCGTCCCCCGCTGA
- a CDS encoding DUF4350 domain-containing protein — MTTEATLPSTSASPTARQLWTRARGVALAVVLLLTAAVVIATIRSDARHGALDPRSADPKGSRAVAELLADRGVDTRVVATLDEARAASAANTTLLVADPDLLTHRQQSELRSATTDTGGRTVLIAPGSWSVERLVPGVTADPATSLDSELAPDCALPAAQRAGTADLGGVRYTTTHLNADECYPSERLATLLRVPETTGDGDTVVLGAPDILYNERLDEQGNASLALQLLGSRPHLVWYLPSLSDTSAADEDDERSFFDLLPSGWLWGTLQLFIAAALTALWRARRLGPLVPEKLPVAIRASETVEGRARLYRKANARDRAAAALRSTTRTRLAPLVGVPVSQAHAPEALLPALSAHLHTHGDGQALQTLLFGPPPGDDAALISLADQLDALEREVRRP, encoded by the coding sequence ATGACCACCGAGGCCACGCTCCCCTCCACCTCGGCCTCGCCCACCGCCCGCCAGCTGTGGACCCGCGCGCGAGGTGTCGCCCTCGCTGTCGTGCTCCTGCTGACGGCCGCCGTCGTGATCGCCACGATCCGCTCCGACGCCCGGCACGGCGCCCTCGACCCACGCTCCGCCGACCCCAAGGGCAGCCGGGCGGTCGCCGAACTCCTCGCCGACCGAGGCGTGGACACGCGCGTCGTCGCCACCCTGGACGAGGCACGCGCCGCGTCCGCCGCGAACACCACTCTCCTGGTCGCCGACCCCGACCTGTTGACGCACCGTCAACAGTCCGAGCTGCGTTCGGCCACCACGGACACCGGCGGCCGCACCGTCCTCATCGCCCCCGGCAGCTGGTCCGTCGAACGCCTCGTCCCCGGGGTCACCGCGGACCCCGCCACCAGCCTCGACTCGGAGCTCGCCCCCGACTGCGCCCTGCCCGCCGCCCAGCGCGCGGGCACCGCCGACCTCGGCGGCGTCCGCTACACCACGACCCACCTCAACGCGGACGAGTGCTACCCCAGCGAGCGCCTGGCGACCCTCCTGCGCGTCCCGGAGACCACCGGGGACGGCGACACCGTCGTCCTCGGCGCGCCCGACATCCTCTACAACGAACGCCTCGACGAGCAGGGCAACGCCTCCCTCGCCCTCCAACTCCTCGGCTCCCGCCCCCATTTGGTCTGGTACCTCCCCTCGCTCTCCGACACGTCGGCCGCCGACGAGGACGACGAACGCAGCTTCTTCGACCTGCTCCCCTCGGGCTGGCTCTGGGGCACACTCCAGCTCTTCATCGCCGCAGCCCTGACCGCCCTCTGGCGGGCACGCCGACTGGGCCCCCTCGTGCCCGAAAAACTCCCCGTGGCGATCCGCGCCTCCGAAACCGTCGAAGGCCGCGCCCGCCTCTACCGCAAGGCGAACGCCCGCGACCGCGCGGCCGCCGCTCTTCGCTCCACAACCCGCACGCGCCTCGCCCCCCTTGTCGGTGTCCCCGTCTCCCAGGCACACGCGCCCGAGGCCCTGCTCCCCGCCCTGTCCGCCCACCTCCACACCCACGGGGACGGACAGGCCCTGCAGACTCTTCTCTTCGGCCCGCCGCCCGGCGACGACGCGGCACTCATCTCCCTCGCCGACCAACTCGACGCCCTCGAAAGAGAGGTACGCCGTCCATGA
- a CDS encoding DUF4129 domain-containing protein: MGFTGGVLTTASALPDTAARAFLGAGDASVHTALSIRDTSVRALSRSADTSVLSLLARSDDEPPLTTPRDPAREAARRELSKGMYHENDPSWFQRALDSFWDWVEDLFNSASTVTPGGPLGLVVVILVVVAVIGALWWRLGTPRRQPTSSAALFDDRPRSAAEHRAAAEAHAAQGHWNQAVQERMRAIVRSLEERALLDVRPGRTADEAAAEAGRSLPAHADRLRAAARDFDDVTYGGRTATQQAYRRIAELDRDLENTKPQLASSAPSTAHNARQGAAE; encoded by the coding sequence GTGGGCTTCACGGGGGGAGTTCTCACAACGGCGTCAGCACTGCCGGACACAGCCGCACGCGCCTTCCTCGGCGCGGGCGACGCCTCGGTACACACCGCGCTCAGCATCCGCGACACATCCGTGCGGGCGCTGTCGCGCTCTGCCGACACATCCGTGCTGTCGCTGCTCGCCCGTTCCGACGACGAGCCGCCCCTGACGACCCCGCGCGACCCCGCGCGGGAAGCGGCCCGGCGCGAACTGTCCAAGGGCATGTACCACGAGAACGACCCCAGCTGGTTCCAGCGCGCCCTGGACTCCTTCTGGGACTGGGTCGAGGACCTGTTCAACAGCGCCTCGACCGTGACGCCCGGAGGACCGCTCGGCCTGGTCGTCGTCATCCTGGTCGTCGTGGCGGTGATCGGCGCCCTGTGGTGGCGCCTGGGCACGCCACGGCGCCAACCCACCTCCTCCGCCGCCCTGTTCGACGACCGCCCCCGCAGCGCCGCCGAACACCGCGCCGCCGCCGAGGCACACGCCGCCCAGGGCCACTGGAACCAGGCCGTCCAGGAGCGCATGCGCGCCATCGTCCGCTCCCTGGAGGAACGCGCGCTCCTCGACGTCCGCCCCGGCCGCACCGCGGACGAGGCCGCCGCCGAAGCAGGCCGCTCCCTGCCCGCCCACGCCGACCGACTGCGCGCCGCCGCCCGTGACTTCGACGACGTCACATACGGCGGCCGGACCGCGACCCAGCAGGCATACCGGCGCATCGCGGAACTCGACCGCGACCTGGAGAACACCAAGCCCCAACTCGCGAGCAGCGCCCCCAGCACGGCGCACAACGCCCGCCAGGGAGCCGCCGAATGA
- a CDS encoding proline-rich domain-containing protein gives MKDTPGWASPGSAPSDGQEPGASGPAEPADRPDPAQQPGADPQGPGPKWSKEQPPPGQWSAPTGTPTPGQTPPPPPPGPGWGAPPAGPGGPGGYGGGHPGYGPGGHGGWGSGWGGPPPAAKPGVIPLRPLGVGEILDGAVSTMRTYWRTVLGISLTVAIVTEILVILLQGFVLNDRTSTDALNDPSASLDELTRAMGDAMLSSSVIFLISMIGAIVATALLTTVTSRAVLGKSVTTREAWSDARPQVPRLFGLLFLLLLMTFGVVFAGALPGILVTAAGSSGAGVALTILGIIGGFIVALWLWFRFSLASPALMLEKQGIVKSLSRSAKLVRGSWWRVFGIQLLATIIANIVAAIVVIPFTFLAAALSGDAGANILDGTTDLGWTFLIVSGVGSVIGSMITFPITAGVTVLLYIDQRIRREALDLELARAAGVQDYGTNTPGS, from the coding sequence ATGAAAGACACTCCGGGCTGGGCCTCGCCCGGATCCGCCCCGTCCGACGGCCAGGAACCCGGCGCGTCCGGTCCTGCCGAGCCCGCAGACCGTCCCGACCCCGCGCAGCAGCCAGGAGCGGACCCGCAGGGCCCCGGCCCGAAGTGGTCCAAGGAGCAACCGCCACCCGGCCAGTGGTCCGCCCCGACCGGCACACCGACGCCCGGCCAGACCCCACCGCCCCCACCGCCCGGCCCTGGCTGGGGCGCCCCACCGGCCGGCCCCGGAGGCCCAGGCGGATACGGCGGCGGCCACCCGGGCTACGGCCCCGGCGGACACGGCGGCTGGGGAAGTGGCTGGGGCGGACCCCCGCCCGCGGCCAAGCCCGGCGTGATCCCCCTGCGCCCGCTCGGCGTCGGCGAGATCCTCGACGGCGCGGTCTCCACCATGCGCACCTACTGGCGCACGGTCCTCGGCATCTCCCTGACCGTCGCCATCGTGACGGAAATCCTCGTCATCCTCCTTCAGGGCTTCGTCCTGAACGACCGCACCAGCACCGACGCCCTCAACGACCCGAGCGCCAGCCTCGACGAGCTGACCCGCGCAATGGGCGACGCCATGCTCAGCTCCAGCGTGATCTTCCTGATCTCGATGATCGGCGCGATCGTGGCGACGGCCCTGCTGACGACGGTCACCAGCCGCGCCGTGCTGGGCAAGTCGGTGACCACCCGCGAGGCCTGGAGCGACGCCCGCCCTCAGGTACCGCGCCTCTTCGGCCTGCTCTTCCTGCTGCTTCTCATGACCTTCGGCGTGGTCTTCGCGGGCGCCCTGCCCGGCATCCTCGTGACCGCCGCCGGCTCCAGCGGCGCGGGCGTGGCACTCACCATCCTCGGGATCATCGGCGGCTTCATCGTCGCACTGTGGCTGTGGTTCCGCTTCTCCCTCGCCTCCCCCGCGCTGATGCTGGAGAAGCAGGGCATCGTCAAGTCCCTGAGCCGTTCCGCCAAGTTGGTCCGCGGCTCCTGGTGGCGGGTCTTCGGCATCCAGTTGCTGGCCACGATCATCGCGAACATCGTCGCGGCGATCGTCGTCATCCCCTTCACCTTCCTCGCCGCCGCCCTCAGCGGCGACGCCGGCGCCAACATCCTGGACGGCACCACCGACCTCGGCTGGACGTTCCTCATCGTCAGCGGCGTCGGCTCGGTGATCGGCTCCATGATCACCTTCCCGATCACGGCCGGCGTCACCGTCCTGCTCTACATCGACCAGCGCATCCGCCGCGAAGCCCTCGACCTCGAACTGGCCCGCGCGGCCGGCGTCCAGGACTACGGCACCAACACTCCGGGGAGCTGA
- the mtnA gene encoding S-methyl-5-thioribose-1-phosphate isomerase, translating into MADQHAQSGEDSRPIEIPAIRWDEPPEGPVLVLLDQTRLPAEEVELVCTDAPALVEAIRSLAVRGAPLLGIAGAYGVALAAARGFDVDAAAESLAGARPTAVNLALGVRRAQDAYRAELAGSGDVEQAAGAALGAARALHKEDAEASARMAERGLALLDELLPGGGHRILTHCNTGALVSGGEGTAFAVALAAQRVGRLRRLWVDETRPLLQGARLTAYEAARNGMAYTLLTDNAAGSLFAAGEVDAVLIGADRIAADGSVANKVGSYPLAVLARYHHVPFIVVAPLTTVDEGTSDGASIEVEQRPGFEVTEFAAPQAPVAGGEPGGGIPVAPLGTQAYNPAFDVTPPELVTAIVTEEGVVSPVTAEALAELCARSRQVTQSL; encoded by the coding sequence ATGGCTGATCAGCACGCGCAATCCGGCGAGGACAGCAGGCCGATCGAGATTCCGGCGATCCGATGGGACGAACCACCAGAAGGCCCCGTACTGGTCCTTCTCGACCAGACGAGGCTGCCGGCCGAGGAGGTCGAGCTGGTCTGTACGGACGCGCCCGCGCTGGTGGAGGCGATCCGTTCGCTCGCCGTGCGCGGGGCGCCGCTGCTCGGGATCGCCGGGGCGTACGGCGTCGCGCTCGCCGCCGCGCGAGGCTTCGACGTGGACGCGGCCGCGGAGTCGCTGGCGGGTGCCCGGCCGACGGCGGTGAACCTCGCCCTCGGTGTGCGGCGGGCCCAGGACGCGTACCGGGCCGAGCTCGCCGGCAGTGGGGACGTGGAGCAGGCGGCGGGTGCGGCGCTGGGTGCGGCGCGGGCGCTGCACAAGGAGGACGCCGAGGCCAGCGCTCGGATGGCCGAGCGGGGACTGGCGCTGCTCGACGAGCTGCTGCCCGGTGGCGGGCACCGCATTCTCACGCACTGCAACACCGGAGCGCTGGTGTCGGGCGGGGAGGGCACGGCGTTTGCGGTGGCGCTCGCGGCGCAGCGGGTCGGGCGGCTCAGGCGGCTGTGGGTGGACGAGACGCGGCCGCTGCTGCAGGGGGCGCGGCTGACGGCGTACGAGGCGGCCCGCAACGGGATGGCGTACACCCTGCTCACCGACAACGCGGCGGGCTCGCTGTTCGCCGCCGGTGAGGTGGACGCGGTGCTGATCGGGGCGGACCGGATCGCGGCCGACGGGTCGGTGGCGAACAAGGTGGGGAGTTATCCGCTCGCGGTGCTCGCGCGGTATCACCATGTGCCGTTCATCGTGGTGGCTCCGCTGACGACGGTGGATGAGGGCACGTCGGACGGGGCGTCCATCGAGGTCGAGCAGCGGCCCGGGTTCGAGGTGACCGAGTTCGCCGCGCCTCAGGCGCCGGTGGCGGGCGGGGAGCCCGGAGGCGGGATTCCGGTGGCGCCGCTGGGGACGCAGGCGTACAACCCGGCGTTCGATGTGACGCCGCCGGAGCTGGTGACGGCGATCGTCACGGAGGAGGGTGTCGTGTCTCCGGTGACGGCCGAGGCGCTGGCCGAGCTGTGCGCCCGGTCGCGGCAGGTGACGCAGTCGTTGTGA
- the mtrA gene encoding two-component system response regulator MtrA has product MMSFMKGRVLVVDDDTALAEMLGIVLRGEGFEPSFVADGDKALAAFRETKPDLVLLDLMLPGRDGIEVCRLIRAESGVPIVMLTAKSDTVDVVVGLESGADDYIVKPFKPKELVARIRARLRRSEEPAPEQLAIGDLVIDVAGHSVKRDGQSIALTPLEFDLLVALARKPWQVFTREVLLEQVWGYRHAADTRLVNVHVQRLRSKVEKDPERPEIVVTVRGVGYKAGPS; this is encoded by the coding sequence ATGATGTCGTTTATGAAGGGACGAGTCCTTGTCGTCGACGACGACACCGCACTGGCCGAGATGCTCGGCATCGTGCTGCGTGGTGAAGGTTTTGAGCCGTCTTTCGTAGCCGACGGCGACAAGGCGCTGGCTGCATTCCGGGAGACCAAACCTGATCTGGTGCTGCTGGACCTGATGCTGCCCGGACGGGACGGCATCGAGGTCTGCCGCCTGATCAGGGCGGAGTCCGGGGTGCCGATCGTGATGCTCACGGCGAAGAGCGACACCGTCGATGTCGTCGTGGGTCTGGAGTCCGGCGCCGACGACTACATCGTGAAGCCGTTCAAGCCGAAGGAGCTCGTGGCCCGTATCCGGGCGCGGCTCAGGAGGTCCGAGGAGCCGGCGCCGGAGCAGCTCGCCATCGGTGACCTGGTCATCGACGTGGCCGGTCACTCCGTGAAGCGGGACGGGCAGTCCATCGCGCTGACGCCGCTGGAGTTCGACCTGCTGGTCGCGCTGGCGCGCAAGCCGTGGCAGGTGTTCACGCGTGAGGTGCTCCTCGAGCAGGTGTGGGGCTACCGGCACGCTGCCGACACCCGGCTGGTCAACGTGCACGTACAGCGGCTGCGCTCCAAGGTCGAGAAGGACCCGGAGCGGCCGGAGATCGTCGTGACCGTTCGCGGTGTCGGCTACAAGGCAGGGCCGAGCTGA
- the mtrB gene encoding MtrAB system histidine kinase MtrB, translating to MSRDSAAAAPGSTGSRPERPVGRKSAGSRWGRFLEGGLLQGGVQGSPVLRLVLRWIRRPLLPVMRLWRRNIQLKVVATTLLMSLGVVLLLGFVVIGQVRNGLLDAKVKASQSQAAGGFAAAKKSSDEAAAGTADDGPASGERSEQNVIQWMSDLVSSLSSGGQGAFDVVTLPASAGGDTGGRGPRASGDVNPTGSVPEDLRERIDSSTGAFQSYTRINYNSNADKESQPALVIGKQVNDPNGDPYQLYYLFPLTQEEKSLSLVKGTLATAGLFVVVLLGAIAWLVVRQVVTPVRMAAGIAERLSAGRLQERMKVTGEDDIARLGEAFNKMAQNLQLKIQQLEDLSRMQRRFVSDVSHELRTPLTTVRMAADVIHEAREDFDPVTARSAELLADQLDRFESLLADLLEISRFDAGAAALEAEPIDLREVVRRVVSGAEPLAERKGTHIRIVGDQQPIVAEADARRVERVLRNLVVNAVEHGEGKDVVVKLASAGGAVAVAVRDYGVGLKPGEATRVFSRFWRADPARARTTGGTGLGLSIALEDARLHGGWLQAWGEPGGGSQFRLTLPRTADEPLRGSPIPLEPKDSRRNRGLNDAGLPRGGGEKAATVPAQHNGDQAAAMPSRDPIAPRLGASSAPKADPTALPGNGARVVPRPASGARRQDDEPERQEPPSDGAGHTEESSKHGEASRGR from the coding sequence ATGTCCCGGGACAGTGCCGCTGCGGCCCCCGGTTCGACCGGGTCCCGTCCGGAGCGGCCTGTCGGCCGGAAGTCGGCGGGCTCCCGCTGGGGACGGTTTCTCGAGGGCGGGCTGCTTCAGGGCGGAGTCCAGGGCAGCCCGGTCCTTCGGCTCGTGCTGCGCTGGATACGCCGCCCGCTGCTGCCCGTCATGCGGCTGTGGCGGCGCAACATCCAGCTCAAGGTCGTCGCCACGACGCTGCTGATGTCGCTCGGCGTCGTGCTGCTGCTGGGCTTCGTCGTCATCGGGCAGGTGCGCAACGGCCTGCTGGACGCGAAGGTGAAGGCTTCCCAGAGCCAGGCCGCGGGCGGGTTCGCGGCGGCCAAGAAGAGCTCCGACGAGGCCGCGGCCGGGACCGCCGACGACGGTCCGGCGTCGGGCGAGCGCTCCGAGCAGAACGTCATCCAGTGGATGAGCGACCTCGTCTCCTCGCTCTCCAGCGGCGGCCAGGGCGCCTTCGACGTGGTGACCCTGCCGGCCTCCGCGGGCGGCGACACCGGTGGACGCGGGCCGCGGGCCTCCGGTGACGTCAACCCGACGGGCAGCGTGCCCGAGGATCTGCGTGAGCGGATCGACAGCAGTACGGGTGCGTTCCAGAGCTACACCCGCATCAACTACAACTCCAACGCCGACAAGGAGTCCCAGCCGGCGCTGGTCATCGGCAAGCAGGTCAACGACCCCAATGGCGACCCGTACCAGCTGTACTACCTCTTCCCGCTCACGCAGGAGGAGAAGTCGCTGAGCCTGGTCAAGGGGACGCTGGCCACCGCAGGGCTCTTCGTCGTCGTACTGCTCGGGGCCATCGCCTGGCTCGTGGTGCGGCAGGTCGTCACGCCCGTGCGGATGGCGGCCGGGATCGCCGAGCGGCTGTCGGCCGGGCGGCTCCAGGAGCGGATGAAGGTCACCGGCGAGGACGACATCGCGCGACTCGGCGAGGCCTTCAACAAGATGGCGCAGAACCTCCAGCTGAAGATCCAGCAGCTGGAGGACCTGTCGCGGATGCAGCGGCGGTTCGTGTCCGACGTTTCGCACGAGTTGCGGACGCCGCTGACGACCGTGCGCATGGCCGCCGACGTCATCCACGAGGCGCGCGAGGACTTCGATCCGGTGACCGCGCGGTCGGCGGAGCTGCTGGCCGACCAGCTGGACCGGTTCGAGTCGCTGCTCGCCGATCTGCTGGAGATCAGCCGCTTCGACGCGGGCGCGGCGGCGCTGGAGGCGGAGCCGATCGACCTCAGGGAGGTCGTGCGGCGCGTCGTCAGCGGGGCCGAGCCGCTCGCCGAGCGCAAGGGCACTCACATACGCATCGTCGGTGACCAGCAGCCCATCGTCGCCGAGGCCGACGCCAGGCGCGTGGAGCGCGTGCTGCGCAACCTCGTCGTCAACGCCGTCGAGCACGGCGAGGGCAAGGACGTGGTGGTCAAGCTCGCGTCGGCGGGCGGGGCGGTCGCGGTCGCGGTGCGCGACTACGGCGTCGGGCTCAAGCCCGGCGAGGCGACGCGCGTCTTCAGCCGCTTCTGGCGGGCCGACCCGGCACGCGCGCGTACCACCGGCGGTACGGGTCTGGGGCTGTCCATCGCGCTGGAGGACGCACGGCTGCACGGCGGCTGGCTCCAGGCGTGGGGCGAGCCGGGAGGCGGTTCGCAGTTCCGGCTGACGTTGCCGCGGACCGCTGACGAGCCGCTGCGGGGCTCGCCGATACCCCTGGAGCCCAAGGACTCGCGCCGCAATCGCGGACTTAATGACGCCGGCCTGCCGCGCGGCGGCGGGGAGAAGGCCGCCACGGTGCCGGCGCAGCACAACGGCGACCAGGCGGCCGCGATGCCGTCGAGGGACCCGATCGCCCCCCGCCTGGGAGCTTCCTCGGCCCCCAAGGCCGATCCGACGGCACTGCCCGGCAACGGCGCACGCGTGGTTCCCCGGCCGGCGTCGGGCGCGCGGCGCCAGGACGACGAGCCCGAGAGGCAGGAACCCCCGAGCGACGGAGCCGGGCACACCGAGGAGTCGAGCAAGCATGGGGAGGCATCTCGTGGGCGCTGA